The Branchiostoma lanceolatum isolate klBraLanc5 chromosome 10, klBraLanc5.hap2, whole genome shotgun sequence genome has a window encoding:
- the LOC136443735 gene encoding NLR family CARD domain-containing protein 4-like has translation MAEAQESSHTGVRKYFFFTKENVSSDWKDLAFHLGFRQADIDNIDGRNRDDNPRCMDLLEEWVKRRGERATIEVLVEALSEANLQSTVDGLKNKYPELNAPQPTSSQQKTTEERDRLSAKKEAHCEEEISIEDTFQKSIRNYYEVKLTKFKPLIWNDNFTLTLSDLFTELELITTRDKGSGLAAEIKRLDDLFNTTVTHAEQAKATRCILIEAKPGGGKTTFMSKEALDAVTLKSELGRRYDIVLLTRLREVREGETIEEMVWDQCVPETTQGVDVPAIKAILQRNEFRVLFLLDGYDELRPEARADTQAIPKLLSGKLYPKSTIVITSRPSAGVQQYAQPDCHARIIGFSFELVEKYVRQYFTSVGKQDLAEKLTDVVLLEDNDLLRDLVKTPIFLLLVCLLWEENEEMVSTGTMTGLYGNLMTCLVKKHCKREGLDIPDGIPSDLDAVLLQLGKLALEALLRKETQLDLAEVERQNVNWKLLLKIGVVFSETSASKLHPRKQLTFAHKTMQEFLAGRYVGSVVGSQDIEELLQLTSLNEVFENSNLLLFSCGCNSRAAQAVVVLAHLMYNEFTNSNKQTTKSDQPEETESEMYKRYVLLCLSILNERTGPEVLQTVSEALPCITLQNYSMDRKQHAALKYFLQNLQPSSSPCEMGLKVDGFSLDYRVVQYMEQTFTCSTPGLKLDLVLSESYLHSPEETSRLVSVLKNVPGLRALVLTSANLTPEKLQVLVRGLKHMSLLEDLSLVSNPELGDAGMEVLQVGLDCVPHLTVLFIYGCNITDVSMASLAPYLGKLSRLRELDLGNNKIGNTGLVPFITVFSTFVAMQELGLSRNGISPAGMRTLAPALRHLTGLTKLDISSNEIGDSGVECLADILPCLTAMKVLELERTGIGDKGISALVKPLPSLVALQELDVRDNIIGESSVVSLVRTLCQPSGLDMEQNQTDDKSLATDQGNTTPHEPDSEEISEATGEGQEPDLQLSTALPKLAKLNMSNKYQLENAPVHLSDTAAIAVAEAVPRLPALECLGLGEFSMEAAGFQALVQAAEEHPKLRELTYTKELVPEGVETSSRCLKKSWPWARRRTKLRAISAADHCPITTA, from the exons GGGTTCGAAAGTACTTCTTCTTCACCAAGGAAAACGTCAGCTCAGACTGGAAGGACCTGGCCTTCCATCTTGGCTTTAGGCAGGCAGACATCGACAACATCGATGGGAGAAACCGAGATGACAATCCTCGCTGTATGGACCTGTTGGAGGAATGGGTCAAGCGTCGCGGAGAGAGAGCCACCATAGAGGTCCTGGTGGAGGCTCTGTCTGAGGCAAACTTACAGAGCACTGTGGACGGGCTAAAGAACAAGTATCCTG AGTTGAATGCGCCACAACCCACAAGCAGTCAGCAGAAAACGACGGAGGAAAGAGACAGGTTGTCAGCAAAGAAGGAGGCTCATTGTGAGGAGGAAATTTCAATAGAAG ATACGTTCCAGAAGTCCATACGAAATTACTACGAGGTGAAGTTAACAAAATTCAAGCCTCTGATCTGGAATGACAACTTCACTCTTACCCTCAGTGATCTTTTCACGGAATTAGAGCTGATAACAACACGTGACAAAGGTTCCGGGTTAGCAGCAGAAATAAAGAGGCTAGACGACCTGTTCAACACGACTGTCACACATGCAGAACAGGCTAAAGCAACAAGGTGCATTCTAATCGAAGCCAAACCTGGAGGAGGGAAGACAACGTTTATGTCCAAAGAAGCCCTAGATGCTGTAACACTGAAATCAGAGTTGGGGAGAAGGTACGACATCGTCCTGTTGACCCGACTCCGGGAGGTGAGAGAGGGGGAGACAATAGAAGAGATGGTGTGGGACCAGTGTGTTCCCGAAACAACTCAGGGTGTTGATGTACCGGCCATCAAAGCAATCCTACAGAGAAACGAGTTTCGGGTGCTCTTTCTCCTGGACGGGTATGATGAGCTGCGGCCTGAGGCCAGGGCAGACACGCAGGCCATTCCCAAACTACTGTCTGGAAAACTCTACCCCAAAAGCACAATCGTGATCACCTCCCGACCCTCAGCAGGAGTGCAGCAGTACGCCCAGCCTGACTGCCACGCACGCATCATTGGCTTCTCATTTGAGCTTGTGGAGAAATACGTTAGACAATACTTCACATCTGTTGGGAAGCAAGACCTAGCAGAGAAACTTACAGATGTTGTTCTTCTCGAAGATAATGATCTTCTAAGAGATTTAGTCAAAACCCCAATTTTCCTCCTGCTGGTCTGTCTTCTGTGGGAGGAAAACGAAGAAATGGTTTCTACGGGAACGATGACAGGACTGTACGGCAACCTGATGACTTGTCTGGTCAAAAAGCACTGTAAGCGGGAAGGATTGGACATTCCAGACGGAATACCGTCAGACTTGGATGCTGTATTACTGCAGCTCGGCAAGCTTGCACTAGAGGCGCTGTTGAGAAAGGAAACCCAATTGGACCTTGCAGAAGTAGAGAGGCAGAATGTGAACTGGAAGTTGCTGTTGAAGATCGGTGTGGTCTTCTCGGAGACCTCTGCCTCAAAACTGCACCCTCGGAAGCAGTTGACATTTGCACACAAGACGATGCAAGAGTTCCTGGCCGGACGATATGTCGGTTCTGTTGTGGGGAGTCAAGACATTGAAGAGCTGCTGCAGCTAACGTCCTTAAACGAGGTGTTTGAGAACAGCAACCTGCTTCTTTTCTCGTGTGGTTGCAATTCGCGGGCTGCACAGGCTGTGGTCGTACTGGCACATCTCATGTATAACGAATTCACTAATTCAAATAAGCAGACGACAAAATCTGATCAGCCAGAGGAAACAGAATCTGAAATGTACAAAAGGTATGTTTTGCTCTGCCTCAGCATTCTGAACGAAAGAACAGGACCAGAGGTATTACAGACAGTCAGCGAAGCCCTGCCTTGCATAACTTTGCAAAACTACTCAATGGACAGGAAACAACATGCTGCTCTAAAGTATTTCCTGCAAAACCTCCAGCCGTCTAGTTCTCCGTGCGAAATGGGACTAAAAGTAGATGGATTCTCTCTTGATTATCGTGTAGTTCAGTACATGGAGCAGACTTTTACCTGCTCCACCCCGGGTCTAAAATTAGACCTGGTGCTAAGCGAATCGTATTTGCACTCACCTGAGGAGACATCCAGACTGGTTTCAGTTTTAAAGAACGTTCCTGGACTGAGGGCGCTGGTTCTTACATCGGCAAATCTAACACCAGAAAAACTCCAGGTACTTGTGCGCGGGTTGAAGCACATGTCTCTACTAGAAGACCTGAGTCTCGTATCAAACCCTGAACTTGGTGATGCTGGGATGGAAGTCCTGCAGGTTGGGCTGGACTGTGTTCCACATCTGACTGTGCTTTTTATCTATGGTTGCAACATAACAGACGTCAGTATGGCATCTCTGGCTCCTTACCTGGGAAAACTATCAAGATTGAGAGAATTGGACCTAGGTAACAATAAGATTGGTAATACCGGACTAGTACCCTTTATCACCGTCTTTTCCACCTTCGTAGCCATGCAAGAGTTGGGACTCAGTCGGAACGGTATCAGCCCCGCTGGTATGCGAACACTAGCCCCGGCACTACGTCACTTAACTGGACTGACCAAACTGGACATTAGCAGTAATGAGATAGGGGACTCCGGGGTTGAGTGCCTGGCCGACATCCTTCCCTGCCTTACGGCCATGAAGGTGTTGGAGCTCGAGAGGACAGGTATCGGTGACAAGGGAATATCAGCCTTGGTCAAGCCGCTGCCTAGTTTGGTGGCATTACAGGAGCTGGACGTAAGGGACAATATCATAGGGGAGTCGAGCGTTGTTTCACTGGTCCGGACATTATGCCAGCCCAGCGGTTTGGACATGGAACAAAACCAAACTGATGACAAGAGTCTGGCCACAGACCAAGGTAACACCACACCACATGAGCCGGACAGCGAGGAGATTAGTGAGGCAACAGGAGAAGGACAGGAGCCGGACTTACAGCTCTCCACGGCACTGCCGAAGCTGGCCAAGCTGAATATGTCTAACAAATACCAGCTAGAGAACGCACCTGTCCACCTGTCTGACACCGCTGCCATTGCTGTGGCCGAGGCTGTACCCAGACTCCCTGCCTTAGAGTGTCTGGGTCTGGGTGAGTTCTCAATGGAGGCTGCGGGGTTCCAGGCTTTGGTGCAGGCTGCTGAGGAACACCCGAAACTGCGGGAGTTGAC GTATACTAAGGAACTAGTTCCCGAGGGAGTGGAAACCAGCTCCAGGTGTTTGAAGAAGTCTTGGCCATGGGCACGTCGAAG GACAAAGCTCAGAGCCATCTCTGCTGCCGACCACTGTCCCATCACGACGGCTTAA